Sequence from the Vicinamibacterales bacterium genome:
GGTGTCGGTGGCGCGCTAGACCTCACCCATGCCACCGGCGCCAATCTGGCCGAGGACCTGTAGGGACCGAGCCGGTCAGTCGGCCAGCTTCGGAACCTCGAACTCGAAGCCCGGGTAGGTCTGGCCGGTGTGAGGATTCGGATCGGTGAATGACAGGCCTTGCCGGTACGAAATCTCGACCGAGGGCCGCGGGTAGATGGCGCTGACCTTTTCCGCGGTCATCTCGTGGCTGGCGACACGATCGCGCGGATTCGCGTTCGACGATCCCGGTGCGGCGACGCATTCCAGCTCCTGCATCATCCCCATGTCCTCGTGCATGAGGATGTGACAGTGGTGGATCCACTGGCCGGTATAGTCCGCGAACCGCGACCGGAACACCACGCGCCCGCCGTTGCGGGGAATCGAGACCGTATCCATCCAGCGCGGCTCGTCGAGCAGGTTGTGCAACCGCCCCTGCTCGTCGGGTACCTCGATTCGCGTCACCCACATGGGATTCACGTGGATGTGGAACGGGTGATCCGCGGCGTTGGTCACGATGCGGAACTCGTGATCCTTCCAGAACCGGGCCTGGCCGTCACCCCGCGGGACCGGGTAGGAGCGGAACTGGCCGGGGGTGCCGCCAGGCTGCGGGAACCGCTCGAGATCGGTATGGGCCCAGAGGGTCACCGACGGGTTGTAGAGAACCCACTCCTCCGCGGTCTCGACGAGGGGGCGGATGCGATCGGGCTCGCCGGGCGCGAACTTCCGTGGCGGCGGCGGGTTTGGATTCTTCGCCAGATCCATCTGGTTGTTGACCGCCATGGTGCGCGCGTTGGGCGCCAGCAGGACGCGCTTGCCCTGGACTTCGGCCCACGTCAGGTTCTTCAACTCCGGGTGGGCAGTGGCGTACGACTCAGGCACGTCGATAATCGGGAACCCCGCCGAGCCGTAGCCGGAATAGCTCACGACCCGCGTCCGGTGGCTACCGGGCTTCACGCCACGCGCGCGCGCCTCGGCCGCCGCCATGCGGGTTTCCTCGTCCGCGACCGGCTGCAGGTAGGGCGGCACCGGCGGCAGGTGATCCCGCAGCGACATCACCTCGAAGTCTCCCCCCTCGACGGGGGTGCCACGCACATGGACGTGCGCCACGACCAGGTCCACCGGGCCGGGGTTGGCCGGGCCGAAGGCCGGGCGGCCGAGGCTGAGGCTCCGCTGCACGCGCCCCTGGAAGTTGTCGGTGTGGAGAATCTCCTCCTGCGCGACGACCGTGAACACCCGGCCTGCCGCATTCAACGGCGCCTTGAAGAGCAGATCCGTCCGGTTGGCCGTGGACATCCAGACCTCGTTGGGCCGGACGAACGCATCGCGGAGCGACTGGCCATCGCGGAAGCACGCCTCGAGATTGCGAAGCAAGGCCTCCGATTCCGACTGGCCGGCGGCTGGAGGACGCGTCAGCGGATTCACCGAGTCCGCATTACTACGAGATAGATCCTTGATGGTGTGCCGCGCGCGGCCGTTCTCGACGCTCACGAGCGTGATGCCGTCCACGGCAAGCTGGTAGATCGGCATCTTGGCCGCTTCGATATCCGCACGGGTCATCGCGATGAGACGACGCGTCGGCGGCGTGCCGTCGACCTTCTCGACGCGGTGGAGTCGATCGCCCTTGAAGACGTACTGGCCGTCCAGCACCATCACGCGCTTGAAGCCGCGGCCGTCCACGCTGCCGTTCAGGACACGCCAGCGTTCGACGGCGCCAGGCCGCATGAACATGACGCACGGCGGCGGAATGCCCTCAGGAGGCACCGGCGCAGGAAGGAAGCGCTGTCGGCGACTCCCCGGGGCATTGAAGTCGGACGAATTGACGGCGACGCGCTGGATGAAGACGAGCCGCTCGCGATAGTCGTGAGCGCCCGTCGGCTCGGTCGGGTCCGGATGCGCGCTCCCCGTCATCGCCGTGTTGATCGCGTCGTCCACATCCCCTTCGACGATGAGGAAGCCGGCCATGCCGGACGAGACCTGGTCGTGCGTGGAGCCGTGAGCATGCGGGTGGTACCAGTGGGTGCCCGGCGGATCCGGTTGGGGAGGGCGTCCGGCCTCCTGCATCGCGGCCCGCTGTACGTGGCCGAGCGAGATCTCGTAGTCCACGTGGCCGACGTATTCGTGCGGTTTCGACATGCACGCGGCGCCGCCCATCTTCTGGCGCATCGCCCAGTCGTCATGGCTCAACAGCCGCACCCGCACGTTGTCGGACTCGGTGCCCCGGCCGGGGTTGGCGCCTGGCATGACGTGCAGCCCGTGGGTGTGCAGGTTGGTCACGCGCGAGCCATGCTCGGAGTTCGAGATGCCCGTCATGCACTGGCCGTCCATTGTCATCACCGACAGGAATCGGCCGAACGCTTCGAGGTGCTCGAGCACGGTGAACGCCGGATCGGACTTGTCGGGAACCGGTTTGCCTGCGGCTTTTGCCACCTCGCGTTCGAAGGCGAAGGCCTGGTCAGTGGGCACCGAGAGCGGATCCGGGCACGGCCCGATCCACATCTTGCCGAAATCGGCGCCAAGCAGGTTCCGCAGGCGGATGCGAAGCACGCCGTCGCCGCGGACGCGGATCGTCGGCGCCGGGCTGATGCCGCCAAAGCTGAATTGGCCAGGGAAAATCTGCCCGAGCGACGGCGCCTTCTCGGGCTCGTTACGCTCGACAACGTTCAGATCCAGCGCCTGGCCAGGCCAGTCGGCAGGTCGCCAGACCCAGGGCTCTGTCCACGTCTCCGTGGGCATCGCGGCAGGGTCCATCACGCCCGTGGCGTCGGGAGGAGAGGGAGGCGCCTGCGGCGGGGCCGCCGTCGACGAGGACGTCTGGGCCTGAGGCTCATGGCCGGCGAGCAACCCACCGCCGGAACCGATGGCCGCCGCGACGCCAGACGCGCCGAGTTGGAGAAACTTCCGGCGCGCCGGCGATCCAATCTTTTTCATTAAGGACGGGGCAGATGATACCCGAATAGGTCAGAACCTCAGCAATAACGTGAGCGTTCCGTTGCGGCCTGGGGCATCGACCCAGCGGGGGCCGGCGTTGGAGTAGAAACGCTGGTCGAGGGCATTTCGCAGGAGACCGCTCAGTTCACCACTCCGCGACCAGTGCCAGGTCACGCCGGCATCGAGCGGCACATACCCCGGCGTCGGGACCTCGCTCGGGCCGGCCGCATCGTGACGCGCGATGGCGGCGATCCGCAGATACGACGACATCCGGTTGCCCGCCGCGTGCCGCACGACGAGCGCGACCGAGGGTGGGGCGATGTCGTCGAGCGGCGCGCCGGTGTCGGCGTCGTGGCCACGCGAGGTCTGCGCGGTCACATCCATGAGGAATCCATAGGGCACGCTCGCCTGGGCCTCGACCTCACCGCCGCGCAGATCACCTGCGCCGCGATTCCGGAAGAAGAAGTTGGTTGTTCCCACCAGGTAACGCTCGACGAGATTCGCGATTCTGTAGTCGTAGCAGGCGGCGGAGACCCGGAGCGGGCCGTTCTCCCACCGGGCGGTCACGTCGATCTGGCGGCTCGTCTCCGGCTCGAGATCGGGATTCCCTTCGATGAATCCGCGGCCGACCGGGCCACGGTAGAAGCGGTCCGTCAGGGTCGGATCGCGGAACCCGCGAGCGACTTGCGCCGTGAGCGTGGTGCGCGGCGCTACGGTATACGTCGCGCTTGCGAGGCCCGCCACCGCGCTGTTGATGACGCGGCGATCGCCAAAGTACCCGCCCTCATTGATGTTGTGCACCGTATCGGCACGCAGTCCGCCGCTCAGGCGGAGGCGCGGCGTCACCTGCGCATCGGCCTGACCGAAGATGCCCAGCCCATGGCGATGCGCGGACTCAATCGATGGATTCGCGACCGACGACGCGAGGTCACCGGCGAGCGTGTAGGCCACCGTCGTGTCGGTCGCCTCGAGGCCGTAGCGCCCCTGATAGTCGGCGCCCATCTGGAGCCGGATCCGGCCGAAGCCGTGCTCTCCGGTGATGCGCAGTTGCCCGTCGCGCGACGACATGTCGGCCTGGGCCAGTTGCCTGGGCTGCTTCGCGGTGGCGAGCCGATCCTGTTCGGTCCGTTCCCGCGACGTTCCGTAGAGG
This genomic interval carries:
- a CDS encoding multicopper oxidase domain-containing protein, encoding MPTETWTEPWVWRPADWPGQALDLNVVERNEPEKAPSLGQIFPGQFSFGGISPAPTIRVRGDGVLRIRLRNLLGADFGKMWIGPCPDPLSVPTDQAFAFEREVAKAAGKPVPDKSDPAFTVLEHLEAFGRFLSVMTMDGQCMTGISNSEHGSRVTNLHTHGLHVMPGANPGRGTESDNVRVRLLSHDDWAMRQKMGGAACMSKPHEYVGHVDYEISLGHVQRAAMQEAGRPPQPDPPGTHWYHPHAHGSTHDQVSSGMAGFLIVEGDVDDAINTAMTGSAHPDPTEPTGAHDYRERLVFIQRVAVNSSDFNAPGSRRQRFLPAPVPPEGIPPPCVMFMRPGAVERWRVLNGSVDGRGFKRVMVLDGQYVFKGDRLHRVEKVDGTPPTRRLIAMTRADIEAAKMPIYQLAVDGITLVSVENGRARHTIKDLSRSNADSVNPLTRPPAAGQSESEALLRNLEACFRDGQSLRDAFVRPNEVWMSTANRTDLLFKAPLNAAGRVFTVVAQEEILHTDNFQGRVQRSLSLGRPAFGPANPGPVDLVVAHVHVRGTPVEGGDFEVMSLRDHLPPVPPYLQPVADEETRMAAAEARARGVKPGSHRTRVVSYSGYGSAGFPIIDVPESYATAHPELKNLTWAEVQGKRVLLAPNARTMAVNNQMDLAKNPNPPPPRKFAPGEPDRIRPLVETAEEWVLYNPSVTLWAHTDLERFPQPGGTPGQFRSYPVPRGDGQARFWKDHEFRIVTNAADHPFHIHVNPMWVTRIEVPDEQGRLHNLLDEPRWMDTVSIPRNGGRVVFRSRFADYTGQWIHHCHILMHEDMGMMQELECVAAPGSSNANPRDRVASHEMTAEKVSAIYPRPSVEISYRQGLSFTDPNPHTGQTYPGFEFEVPKLAD
- a CDS encoding TonB-dependent receptor, with translation MIAADTRLPVAGAQVLIVGYRGVERTDATGHFRWAAVPPPAPVTLIVILPDGHVARPIRVESWTTAGDLMLDAEAVVTDTVTVDGVAPTIDSAPAASTTLLPAADIEQRAPATLTQALENVPGVAAIADGGQGAVPAIRGLGRDRSLILLDGNRVSTERRAGPNASFLDPATVSSIEVARGAGSVAYGSDAFGGVIAASTRRPDYHAPWTARVSGTVGAGIPEARGEVELSRGYGSGGILVAVHAREFDDYRAPTGTVPNSGWKDGGISALWEHSTGSGTWSAGWITGLDRDIGRPRNDATTITATTPYEDSHRLTLSYQARLAGWFRNVRFGGLYGTSRERTEQDRLATAKQPRQLAQADMSSRDGQLRITGEHGFGRIRLQMGADYQGRYGLEATDTTVAYTLAGDLASSVANPSIESAHRHGLGIFGQADAQVTPRLRLSGGLRADTVHNINEGGYFGDRRVINSAVAGLASATYTVAPRTTLTAQVARGFRDPTLTDRFYRGPVGRGFIEGNPDLEPETSRQIDVTARWENGPLRVSAACYDYRIANLVERYLVGTTNFFFRNRGAGDLRGGEVEAQASVPYGFLMDVTAQTSRGHDADTGAPLDDIAPPSVALVVRHAAGNRMSSYLRIAAIARHDAAGPSEVPTPGYVPLDAGVTWHWSRSGELSGLLRNALDQRFYSNAGPRWVDAPGRNGTLTLLLRF